GCGGGGTGCCGCGTGACCGGCGCCGCGGCGGCCGGCGCCTGGGACGGCTTCTGGCGCGCCGCGCCCCCCGGCCCCAACACCGTGTTCTGGGACGCCGCGCCCGCCGAGGTCGCGGCGGCGCACCTGCCGCACTTCGCCCCCCATCTGGCGCAGCCGCTGCCGCTGGTCGACGTGGGCTGCGGCAACGGGACCCAGACCGTGTTCCTGGCCGAGCGGCACGCGGGGCCCGTGCTCGGTGTCGACCTGTCGGCCGAGGCGGTGGCCCGCGCCCGCCGCGCGGCGGGCGCGGGCCCGGCCGCGTTCAGGACGCTGGACGCCGCCGACGCGGACGCCGTGCGCGCGCTGCACCGCGAGCTGGGCGACAGCCACGTCTACCTGCGCGGCGTGCTGCACCAGGCGCCGCCGGCCGGGCAGGCCGCGCTGGCCGCGGGCGTCGCCGCGCTCCTCGGCGCGCGCGGGCGCGGCTTCGTCGTCGAGCCCTCCGAGGCGGCGAAGGCCGCCCTGGCCGGCCTGCTGCGGCGTTCCGGCGGCCCGCCGCCCACCCTGGCCGCCGTCTTCGAGCACGGCATCGCGCCGGCCGGCCTCACCGAGGGGCGGCTGCCCGACCTGTTCCGCGCGGCCGGCCTCGCGGTGCTCGCCGCCGGTTCGCTGCCGCTGGCCACCACCGAGCGCGGCACCGACGGCACGGCCGTCACCCTGCCGTCGAACTGGCTGGTCGTCGGTCGCCGCGGGTAACGTGACGGCCCATGACCCGGATTCTCGTTTCGGCCGACATGGAAGGGGCCACCGGCGTCACCTGGCCCGCCGACTGCCTCCCCGGCACCCCGGAGTGGCAGCGCTGCCGGCCCATGCTCACCTCCGACGTCAACGCCGCCATCGCGGGCTTCTTCGACGGCGGCGCCACCGAGGTGCTGGTCAACGAGGCGCACATGACGATGCGCAACCTGCTGCTCGAACAGCTGGACGACCGCGCGGAGTTGCTGACCGGCCGCCACAAGGACCTCAGCATGGTCGAGGGCGTCCAGCGCGGCGACGTGGACGGCCTGGCGTTCATCGGCTACCACACGGGCGCGGGCGACGAGGGCGTGCTCGCGCACACCTACCTGGGGAACTCGGTCACCGGCGTCTTCGTCGACGGCGTCCGCGCCAGCGAGGGCCTGCTGAACGCGCTGGTCGCCGCCGAGTACGGCACCCCCGTGGTCCTGGTCACCGGCGACGACCGCACGTGCCTGGACGCCGGTGGCTACGCGCCCGGCGTGCCGGCCGTCGCGGTCAAGGACTACGTGTCGCGCTACGCGGCCGTCTGCCGCACGCCCGCGCGGACCGCCGCCGACATCCGCGCCGCCGCGGCGGACGCGGTCGCGCACGCCGTGCGCCGCCCGCCGGCCGAGCGGGTCGCGCGCCGGATCGAGGTCGAGTTCGACGCGGAGCACCTGGCCGGGGCGGCGGCCATCGTGCCGGGTGTCGAGCGGACGGAGCCGCTGCGCGTGGCGTTCACGGCGGAGTCGATGTACGAGGGTATCCGCTGTTTCAAGGCGGTCACAACGCTGGTATCCGCGGCGGTGGAGGAATGGTATGGCTGAGCAGGACAACGGCGCCCACGACGGCACGGCACCCGGCGGCGGGGCACCGCACATCGACGCCACGGCGCTCGACGAGGCCGTCAGGTTCACGTCCGACCTGATCCGCCTCGACACCACCAACCGGGGCGGCGGAGACGGCACGGAACGCGAAGCGGCCGAGTACGTCGCGGCCCGCCTGGCCGAGGCGGGGATCGAACCGCTCCTGCTGGAGAAGGCCCCGGGGCGCACGAACGTCGTGGCGCGTGTGCCGGGCGCCGACCCGGCCGCCCCCGCGCTCCTCGTCCACGGCCACCTCGACGTCGTGCCCGCCGACCCGGGGGAGTGGCAGGTGCACCCCTTCTCCGGCGAGATCCGCGACGGCGTCGTCTGGGGGCGCGGCGCGGTCGACATGAAGGACTCCGACGCCATGGTCCTGGCCGTCGTCCGCGCCTGGGCCCGCGCCGGCGTGCGCCCGGCGCGGGACATCGTGCTGGCCTTCACGGCCGACGAGGAGGACACCGCCCAGTACGGCTCTGGTTTCCTCGTCGCGCACCGGCCCGAACTGTTCGAGGGCTGCACCGAGGCGATCGGCGAGTCCGGCGCGTTCACCTTCCACCCCGGCGACGGCCGCCGCATCTACCCGGTGGCGGCGGGCGAACGCGGCACCGCGTGGCTCACCCTCACCGCCGGCGGCCGGGCGGGCCACGGCTCGAAGATCAACCGCGAGAACGCCGTCACGCGCCTGTCCGCCGCCGTCACCCGCATCGGCGAGCACACCTGGCCGGTCCGGCTGACCCCCGTCGTCCGCGCCGCGCTGACCGAACTCGCCGGCCTGTACGGCGTTCCGCTGCCCGACCTCGACGCCGACGACCCCGCCGCGCTCGCCGCAGGCGTGGACGACCTGCTCGCGCGCATCGGCCCGGCCGCCGCGCTGATCGCGCCCACCGTGCGCAACAGCGCCAACCCCACCATGCTGGACGCCGGCTACAAGGTGAACGTCATCCCGGGGCGCGCCCGCGCGCACGTCGACGGGCGGGTCCTGCCCGGCGGCGAGCAGGAGTTCACCGACACCCTCGACCGGCTCACGGGGCCAGGCGTCGACTGGGAGCACCTGCACCACGAGATCCCGCTCCAGGCCCCCGTGGACGGGCCGGCGTTCGCCGTCATGCGGGAGGCGCTGCTGCACTTCGACCCCGGCGCGCACGTGATCCCCTACTGCATGTCGGGCGGCACCGACGCCAAGCAGTTCTCCCGGCTCGGGGTGACCGGCTACGGCTTCATGCCGCTGCGGCTGCCGCCCGGCTTCGACTACCAGGCGATGTTCCACGGCGTCGACGAGCGCGTACCCGTCGACGCCCTCCACTTCGGCACGCGCGTGCTCGACCGCGCGCTGCGCGCCCTGTGACGCGGGGCGCCGGGGCCGGACCCGGCAGGCACGAGGACGAGCACAGGGAGGAACCCGTGGGCCGACGCCTACCGCACGGCACGTGGCCGTCCCCGGTCGACGCGGCCATGGTGGCCGCGCACGACGGGCGCCCCGAATACCTCGGCGCGGTCGGCGAGGAGCTGTGGTGGACGGCGCCGCGCCCGGCCGAGGCGGGCCGCCGCGCCCTGCTGCGCCTGCGGCCGGGCGCCGAAAA
Above is a genomic segment from Streptomyces marincola containing:
- a CDS encoding M55 family metallopeptidase, producing MTRILVSADMEGATGVTWPADCLPGTPEWQRCRPMLTSDVNAAIAGFFDGGATEVLVNEAHMTMRNLLLEQLDDRAELLTGRHKDLSMVEGVQRGDVDGLAFIGYHTGAGDEGVLAHTYLGNSVTGVFVDGVRASEGLLNALVAAEYGTPVVLVTGDDRTCLDAGGYAPGVPAVAVKDYVSRYAAVCRTPARTAADIRAAAADAVAHAVRRPPAERVARRIEVEFDAEHLAGAAAIVPGVERTEPLRVAFTAESMYEGIRCFKAVTTLVSAAVEEWYG
- a CDS encoding M20/M25/M40 family metallo-hydrolase, which translates into the protein MAEQDNGAHDGTAPGGGAPHIDATALDEAVRFTSDLIRLDTTNRGGGDGTEREAAEYVAARLAEAGIEPLLLEKAPGRTNVVARVPGADPAAPALLVHGHLDVVPADPGEWQVHPFSGEIRDGVVWGRGAVDMKDSDAMVLAVVRAWARAGVRPARDIVLAFTADEEDTAQYGSGFLVAHRPELFEGCTEAIGESGAFTFHPGDGRRIYPVAAGERGTAWLTLTAGGRAGHGSKINRENAVTRLSAAVTRIGEHTWPVRLTPVVRAALTELAGLYGVPLPDLDADDPAALAAGVDDLLARIGPAAALIAPTVRNSANPTMLDAGYKVNVIPGRARAHVDGRVLPGGEQEFTDTLDRLTGPGVDWEHLHHEIPLQAPVDGPAFAVMREALLHFDPGAHVIPYCMSGGTDAKQFSRLGVTGYGFMPLRLPPGFDYQAMFHGVDERVPVDALHFGTRVLDRALRAL
- a CDS encoding class I SAM-dependent methyltransferase, whose amino-acid sequence is MTGAAAAGAWDGFWRAAPPGPNTVFWDAAPAEVAAAHLPHFAPHLAQPLPLVDVGCGNGTQTVFLAERHAGPVLGVDLSAEAVARARRAAGAGPAAFRTLDAADADAVRALHRELGDSHVYLRGVLHQAPPAGQAALAAGVAALLGARGRGFVVEPSEAAKAALAGLLRRSGGPPPTLAAVFEHGIAPAGLTEGRLPDLFRAAGLAVLAAGSLPLATTERGTDGTAVTLPSNWLVVGRRG